The sequence CATCAGGTACAGTACCGATCTCACCAAGGACTTGACCAACCAACCTATCACCACGCGTAAGCATAGGGTCCATGCTCGTTCCAATTCCAATTAGACCTCCCGGGACAGCAAACTGAAGCTCGTTCTGTTCTGCGTACAATGAAGTTATACGAGTGTAAATGGGACTGCAACTAGGGTTTCCATGCTCATCTTTGCTAGTGATTCCAGGTCTAATCTCTATTACATGCCCCACTTTCAAAACGCCCTGCAAACAAAAGCAATGAGACATATATTACATTGTCTCAACCAAACAACCTTGAGTCATCTATCAAACTGTGCATACCTGGAGGATACTTCCACCAGCGACTCCACCTTTCATATCATCATTCTCAGAGCCAGGTTTGTTGACATCAAATGAACGAATCACAATCATCCTTGGCGGTGACACAAAATCCCTCTTAGGGATTGGAATCTTCTTGATAATGTACTCGCACAAAACATCGATGTTGTATTTCAGTTGTGCTGAGACTGGAACTACAGGGGCACCTTCCGCATTTGTGTCCTCTAAcatggttttaaaaaattaaccaacTGATGAAGTGAAAATGCAACAACAGATTCTTATTAGGAAATGGGGGAAAATCAATCAAACCGTTATAAATCTCTGAATGTCATCGTTCTGTTTCCCAGCCTCGATTTCTTGGATGAGATCAATCTTGTTCTGAATGATTATGATATCTTCGAGGTTCATCATATCAACAGAAGCAAGATGTTCAGCAGTTTGTGGTTGCGGACAGGTCTCGTTAGCAGCAATGATGAGTAGAGCACCATCCATGATCGCTGCTCCATTCAACATTGTCGCCATCAGAATATCGTGTCCCTAATCAACACACAAAATAGCTTATTGACATAGACAATggttatataagatttaaaaacaGAGAAGTGTCAAACTTGTTATACCGGGCAATCCACAAATGAGACATGCCTCAGTAGTTTCATCTCGCACTTCTCGTGATCAGGGACATCACAAGTTGGGGTGTCTTCTTTGCCACTTCCAAAGGACCTATATATTTAACTGCAGGTTATCAAGTTGCTacataacattattattattcagaAGAAGATTGAAACAAGAAGAGCAAGAACTCACCTGTAGCACACTGGTCTAGGGCACTTGTCACATTTGTAAATCTTGGCATTTGCATAACCAAGTTTAATGGTAATGTTACGCTCCAATTCACTCTTAAATTTGACAGTGTGCACACCGGAAATAGCTTTCACAATTGTCGATTTCCCGTGAGCGACATGGCCAATGGTTCCTGAGATTTATTGCACAATTATCTATATCTTTAGCTTTCAATGCACATCTCAGTTTCTTTAACATCAAAACtcaataaaacttaaaacgaaaCACAAAAACTTTGGTGTCTTACCAATATTAATGGTGGCTTGGCGAGAGATGACCTCAGGAGAGAGAGGATGTAGCTGAGCTACATCAAGTTTGCGTAGATCTTGTTCAGCTAAGCCCTTGTTCTTCGACATCGCGACAGATTTTATCCAACTAAACACTGTCGGAATCAAAAGCAAAATTCACAAGCTTAGCACTAGTTGATTAGATCCAATACAATAACACAAGACGACGTTTCTAAGGGGTgttcgaaattagggtttctacaCAACTATGGGTTATAGTTTCGATTCTCAATCATCAAGAAACGAATTAAAGTGATCAATCTCTNAAAATAGCTTATTGACATAGACAATggttatataagatttaaaaacaGAGAAGTGTCAAACTTGTTATACCGGGCAATCCACAAATGAGACATGCCTCAGTAGTTTCATCTCGCACTTCTCGTGATCAGGGACATCACAAGTTGGGGTGTCTTCTTTGCCACTTCCAAAGGACCTATATATTTAACTGCAGGTTATCAAGTTGCTacataacattattattattcagaAGAAGATTGAAACAAGAAGAGCAAGAACTCACCTGTAGCACACTGGTCTAGGGCACTTGTCACATTTGTAAATCTTGGCATTTGCATAACCAAGTTTAATGGTAATGTTACGCTCCAATTCACTCTTAAATTTGACAGTGTGCACACCGGAAATAGCTTTCACAATTGTCGATTTCCCGTGAGCGACATGGCCAATGGTTCCTGAGATTTATTGCACAATTATCTATATCTTTAGCTTTCAATGCACATCTCAGTTTCTTTAACATCAAAACtcaataaaacttaaaacgaaaCACAAAAACTTTGGTGTCTTACCAATATTAATGGTGGCTTGGCGAGAGATGACCTCAGGAGAGAGAGGATGTAGCTGAGCTACATCAAGTTTGCGTAGATCTTGTTCAGCTAAGCCCTTGTTCTTCGACATCGCGACAGATTTTATCCAACTAAACACTGTCGGAATCAAAAGCAAAATTCACAAGCTTAGCACTAGTTGATTAGATCCAATACAATAACACAAGACGACGTTTCTAAGGGGTgttcgaaattagggtttctacaCAACTATGGGTTATAGTTTCGATTCTCAATCATCAAGAAACGAATTAAAGTGATCAATCTCTTTCACTTGAGTTATCTTAAAACGATTAACACAAACCTGAAGGTGGTAAAGATAGCTTGAACAAGTTTTCTTGGAGAGCCttcagaggaggaggagcttgccgttgaagtttgttttttttggtttgataggGTTTTAATTCGTAACgcttatcttttttctttcttgtcttttttgcTGACCCTTTTTTCAAtatgtcaataaaaaaaaaaggaatttatgatcagattttaggaaaatatattTCCCAAAATTGTCCATATTTCTTAAaggaataaaattttaatacacgGTTGGATTTTATTGTGACGTCATAAAACTGCTCATCTACTCGATGTTATTTACGAGACTGCCAATAGTGCAGTGAAATAATAGGAAACaaatcatgtaaatatatacagacttatttaattaattgtatcCATATCATATTCACCTAATGAAACCatttctaaatataataatgGGTATTAGATCTTATTCTAACAAtatctaatttaattaatttctttgctttggttttccaaatataccatgATTTTCTTGCTATTCTAGAGacctaaaataaattaaaaaaaaaatctcctttaatctttatttaatcatataattttaacattacTCAAATATACAAGATCCCGAAATCTTAATTACAGAAAATAGTGTAATTAACCATTAAATTGTGATTATTACAAATCtttgaaaatttagtaacttAAATCTTATtcttaatgaaaatatatttcccaaaattgtcttttttttcctactttgattgttttatttacctttttttaataggaaaatTTGTGCAAGAAACCTTTGCAAATATATAATTCACAAAAAAGCACAATTTTGAAGCATCTGTGAGGTTGAGGTATAAGAGCAAGTCCAATGGTTTGATGATTTAAGCCCAATTGTTTTGATGAGAAATCGTAAAAGCTTTAAAACCCTCAAGGAAACTAAGGAAAGTGTACCTGATGCAGAGGGGTATAGTACTATCATTAGCCTACGTCAATGCGGCTCTGCAAACTTTGCAAGCATTCCTCCTGCAAGTTCCAAAATAGGGTGGAAGTAATTGGATACCTGGATATAGTTGTAGCCAGATAAATGACAAACACTGTTATGTTATTGTAGTGAACTGGAACAGCGGAAAAATGAGTACCTACCTGAGCAGGTGTTAGAGATCAAACGTGGAATTTGCGTCACTATCTCTTCTCTGAGCACAGACACAGGATAGACCCCCTGCCTAACCAAGCTGTTGATGGCACAGCCTCAGCTGTAAGTAAGCAAATTAGAGTGGCATCAAAATGGAGCTTCAAATGATTTTCAAGAAATTGATTGAATGTATATAGTAAGTATAAACCCGCTACTCTAAATCTCTAACACATACAACTCCCACTAGGCATCAGAAGTCTACAATACCACCACACACATATACTAAGGTTTAACACACAATGCTCCTTGACAACAAACTGGAATCTTAGTTAAGATNNNNNNNNNNNNNNNNNNNNNNNNNNNNNNNNNNNNNNNNNNNNNNNNNNNNNNNNNNNNNNNNNNNNNNNNNNNNNNNNNNNNNNNNNNNNNNNNNNNNNNNNNNNNNNNNNNNNNNNNNGTACTATCATTAGCCTACGTCAATGCGGCTCTGCAAACTTTGCAAGCATTCCTCCTGCAAGTTCCAAAATAGGGTGGAAGTAATTGGATACCTGGATATAGTTGTAGCCAGATAAATGACAAACACTGTTATGTTATTGTAGTGAACTGGAACAGCGGAAAAATGAGTACCTACCTGAGCAGGTGTTAGAGATCAAACGTGGAATTTGCGTCACTATCTCTTCTCTGAGCACAGACACAGGATAGACCCCCTGCCTAACCAAGCTGTTGATGGCACAGCCTCAGCTGTAAGTAAGCAAATTAGAGTGGCATCAAAATGGAGCTTCAAATGATTTTCAAGAAATTGATTGAATGTATATAGTAAGTATAAACCCGCTACTCTAAATCTCTAACACATACAACTCCCACTAGGCATCAGAAGTCTACAATACCACCACACACATATACTAAGGTTTAACACACAATGCTCCTTGACAACAAACTGGA comes from Camelina sativa cultivar DH55 chromosome 19, Cs, whole genome shotgun sequence and encodes:
- the LOC104768225 gene encoding eukaryotic translation initiation factor 2 subunit gamma-like → MSKNKGLAEQDLRKLDVAQLHPLSPEVISRQATINIGTIGHVAHGKSTIVKAISGVHTVKFKSELERNITIKLGYANAKIYKCDKCPRPVCYRSFGSGKEDTPTCDVPDHEKCEMKLLRHVSFVDCPGHDILMATMLNGAAIMDGALLIIAANETCPQPQTAEHLASVDMMNLEDIIIIQNKIDLIQEIEAGKQNDDIQRFITDTNAEGAPVVPVSAQLKYNIDVLCEYIIKKIPIPKRDFVSPPRMIVIRSFDVNKPGSENDDMKGGVAGGSILQGVLKVGHVIEIRPGITSKDEHGNPSCSPIYTRITSLYAEQNELQFAVPGGLIGIGTSMDPMLTRGDRLVGQVLGEIGTVPDVFVELEVRFELFKRLIGVKTKETENQMRVSKLRKGEVLMLNIGSMSTGALVIRVKEKMMKVRLTLPVCTNIGEKVAISRRVDRHWRLIGRGQIEAGTTIPIPPTPSLP